A genome region from Arthrobacter agilis includes the following:
- a CDS encoding cell division protein SepF, with protein MAGALRKTMIYLGLADGDEHYEPETKSAPSRNEDYSVDYDRDERHLEPAPVATRVAPAEEYRAPVTPIKRAPSSREDSAALRQITTIHPRSYNDAKLIGESFRDGIPVIMNVTDMGEADAKRLVDFSAGLVFGLHGSIERVTNKVFLLSPSYIEVLGEDLKASEAQTSFFNQS; from the coding sequence ATGGCTGGCGCACTGCGCAAGACGATGATCTACCTTGGGCTCGCCGATGGTGATGAGCACTACGAGCCCGAAACGAAAAGCGCGCCCAGCAGGAACGAGGATTATTCAGTGGACTACGACCGCGACGAACGCCACCTCGAGCCCGCCCCCGTGGCGACCCGGGTCGCCCCCGCCGAGGAGTACCGCGCGCCCGTGACGCCCATCAAGCGCGCGCCGTCGTCGCGCGAGGACTCCGCCGCGCTGCGCCAGATCACCACCATCCACCCGCGCTCCTACAACGACGCCAAGCTCATCGGCGAGAGCTTCCGGGACGGCATCCCCGTGATCATGAACGTCACCGACATGGGCGAGGCCGACGCGAAGCGGCTCGTCGATTTCTCGGCGGGCCTCGTCTTCGGCCTGCACGGCAGCATCGAGCGGGTCACCAATAAGGTGTTCCTGCTGTCGCCGTCGTATATTGAAGTCCTCGGCGAGGACCTGAAGGCGAGCGAGGCGCAGACCAGCTTCTTCAACCAGAGCTGA
- a CDS encoding YggT family protein, with the protein MSLVFALIYLVLMLFQLALILRIIYDAVQGFARDWRPQKLALVLASGVYSVTDPPIKGLRRLIPPLRLGGVQLDLAFLVLFIVVLILMSVSAGLAT; encoded by the coding sequence GTGAGTTTGGTATTCGCCCTGATCTACCTGGTACTGATGCTGTTCCAGCTCGCCCTGATCCTGCGGATCATCTACGACGCCGTGCAGGGCTTCGCGCGGGACTGGCGTCCCCAGAAGCTCGCCCTGGTGCTCGCCTCGGGCGTGTACTCCGTGACGGACCCGCCCATCAAGGGGCTCCGCCGGCTGATCCCGCCGCTCCGCCTGGGCGGGGTGCAGCTCGACCTCGCGTTCCTGGTGCTCTTCATCGTGGTGCTGATCCTGATGTCCGTGTCCGCGGGGCTCGCCACCTAG
- a CDS encoding DivIVA domain-containing protein, translating into MALTPEDVVNKRFQPTKFREGYDQDEVDDFLDEIVVELRRLNSENEELRRKLGDGSADTSQATTVPAPVAASTHTEDADADAAAEKAPATVADVEEPTPAPAAPATPAAGGSAESAAGVLAMAQRLHDEYVNAGVEQRDKIIAEAQIEASGLVNDAQEKSRKTLGDLEQQKSVLESKVEQLRGFESDYRARLKAYIEGQLRDLDARGSLAADATAS; encoded by the coding sequence ATGGCTTTGACGCCAGAAGACGTTGTCAACAAGAGGTTCCAGCCGACCAAGTTCCGCGAGGGCTACGACCAGGATGAGGTGGACGACTTCCTCGACGAGATCGTCGTCGAGCTCCGCCGCCTGAACTCCGAGAACGAGGAACTGCGCCGCAAGCTCGGCGACGGCTCGGCCGACACGTCCCAGGCCACGACGGTCCCGGCCCCGGTCGCCGCCAGCACGCACACCGAGGACGCCGACGCCGACGCCGCAGCGGAGAAGGCCCCGGCGACGGTTGCGGACGTCGAGGAGCCCACGCCGGCCCCTGCCGCCCCCGCCACTCCTGCCGCCGGCGGATCCGCCGAGTCCGCCGCGGGCGTGCTCGCCATGGCCCAGCGCCTGCACGACGAGTACGTCAACGCCGGTGTGGAGCAGCGCGACAAGATCATCGCCGAGGCGCAGATCGAAGCCAGCGGCCTCGTCAACGACGCCCAGGAGAAGAGCCGCAAGACCCTCGGGGACCTCGAGCAGCAGAAGTCCGTCCTCGAGAGCAAGGTGGAGCAGCTCCGCGGCTTCGAGAGCGACTACCGTGCCCGCCTGAAGGCCTACATCGAGGGTCAGCTCCGCGACCTGGACGCCCGCGGGTCGCTCGCGGCCGACGCCACGGCGTCCTAG
- the lspA gene encoding signal peptidase II, whose translation MPLQYGAVMLLCTLVAYTLDQLTKWWVVATMTEGQVTPVLPPLLHWRFIRNPGAAFSIGTDYTWVFTIVMVVVAVAIVLQVRKVASWGWAVALGLVLGGALGNLTDRLLREPSFGQGHVVDFIALPNFAIFNIADSAVVSGVVLICILTLRGIGMDGRRTTDDKPGTPGDDARTAGDQGDDDR comes from the coding sequence ATCCCCCTGCAGTACGGCGCGGTGATGCTGCTGTGCACCCTCGTGGCCTACACCCTCGACCAGCTCACGAAGTGGTGGGTCGTCGCGACGATGACCGAGGGGCAGGTCACCCCCGTCCTGCCCCCGCTGCTCCACTGGCGCTTCATCCGGAACCCGGGAGCGGCGTTCTCCATCGGCACCGACTACACCTGGGTGTTCACCATCGTCATGGTCGTCGTCGCCGTCGCCATCGTGCTGCAGGTACGGAAGGTCGCGTCCTGGGGCTGGGCCGTGGCGCTCGGCCTCGTCCTCGGCGGCGCCCTCGGCAACCTCACCGACCGGCTCCTCCGGGAACCGTCCTTCGGCCAGGGCCACGTGGTGGACTTCATCGCCCTGCCCAACTTCGCGATCTTCAACATCGCCGACTCGGCCGTCGTCAGCGGGGTGGTGCTCATCTGCATCCTGACCCTGCGCGGCATCGGCATGGACGGCCGGCGGACCACCGACGACAAGCCGGGCACGCCGGGCGACGACGCCCGGACGGCCGGGGACCAGGGCGACGATGACCGCTGA
- a CDS encoding RluA family pseudouridine synthase has translation MTADHRQLTVPDTDAGSRVDAAVARLLEVSRSAVAQWCADGRVLRGGVTLAKSDRVHAGDRLDVDVPDPGDRHRIIPEAVDGMGILLDDEDFVVVDKPVGVAAHPSPGWVGPTVVGALAAAGYRISTSGAPERVGIVHRLDVGTSGAMVVAKTEPAYTALKRAFKERTVDKVYHAVVQGLPEPLKGTIDAPIGRHPHHEWRFAVMEGGRDSVTHYEVLEAFGRASLVEVHLETGRTHQIRVHFSALRHPCAGDLTYGADPRLAAELGLTRQWLHAHRLGFAHPRTGEPVSVTSPYPVDLAYAVTALSTGLV, from the coding sequence ATGACCGCTGACCACCGGCAGCTCACCGTCCCCGACACCGACGCGGGGAGCCGCGTCGACGCGGCCGTCGCCCGCCTGCTCGAGGTCTCACGATCGGCGGTGGCACAGTGGTGCGCCGACGGCCGCGTCCTGCGCGGCGGGGTGACGCTGGCCAAATCGGACCGCGTCCACGCCGGGGACCGGCTCGACGTCGACGTGCCGGACCCCGGGGACAGGCACCGCATCATCCCCGAGGCCGTCGACGGCATGGGGATCCTGCTCGACGACGAGGACTTCGTCGTCGTCGACAAGCCCGTGGGGGTCGCCGCCCACCCGTCGCCGGGCTGGGTCGGCCCCACCGTCGTCGGCGCCCTCGCGGCGGCCGGCTACCGCATCTCGACGTCGGGCGCGCCGGAGCGCGTCGGGATCGTCCACCGGCTCGACGTCGGCACGTCGGGGGCGATGGTCGTCGCCAAGACCGAACCCGCCTACACGGCGCTCAAGCGCGCCTTCAAGGAGCGGACGGTCGACAAGGTGTACCACGCGGTGGTGCAGGGGCTGCCCGAGCCGCTCAAGGGCACCATCGACGCGCCGATCGGGCGACACCCGCACCACGAGTGGCGCTTCGCCGTCATGGAGGGCGGCCGGGACTCCGTGACGCACTACGAGGTGCTGGAGGCCTTCGGCCGGGCGAGCCTCGTGGAGGTGCACCTCGAGACCGGCCGGACGCACCAGATCCGCGTGCATTTCTCCGCGCTGCGCCACCCCTGCGCCGGGGACCTCACCTACGGGGCGGACCCCCGGCTCGCCGCGGAGCTCGGCCTCACCCGGCAGTGGCTCCACGCGCACCGCCTGGGCTTCGCGCATCCTCGGACGGGCGAGCCCGTGAGCGTCACGAGCCCCTACCCCGTGGACCTGGCCTACGCGGTCACGGCCCTCTCCACCGGACTCGTCTGA
- the dnaE gene encoding DNA polymerase III subunit alpha: MATPASTDSFVHLHNHTEYSMLDGAARLTDLFSHTEELGMKALATTDHGFVFGAFDFWSKATSAGIKPIIGVEAYLTPGTARNDRTRVQWGGGGRDDVSGAGAYTHMTLWSETTEGMHNLFRMSSLASLEGYLYKPRMDRDLLQTYGKGLIATTGCPSGEVQTKLRLGLYDEARQAASDFRDIFGAENYFCELMDHGLDIERNVKADLIRLAKELGLPLVATNDLHYTHAEDSKAHAALLCVQSGSTLADPKRFKFDADEFYLKSPAEMRAIFRDYPEACDNTLLIAERCDVEFNTKANYMPRFPVPEGENEQSWFVKEVETGLQYRYPAGVPDDVRKQAEFEVGVITQMGFPGYFLVVADFINWAKNNGIRVGPGRGSGAGSMVAYAMRITDLDPLKHGLIFERFLNPERVSMPDFDVDFDDRRRSEVIRYVTEKYGDERVAMIVTYGTIKAKQALKDSSRVMGYPFSTGERLTKAMPPDVMGKGLALADVHNKNAKRYSEAEELRELLKTDADSEKVFETALGLEGLKRQWGVHAAGVIMSSDPLIDIIPIMRREQDGQIITQFDYPTCEGLGLIKMDFLGLRNLTIITDAVENIKANKDTDLVLEDLELDDKASYELLARGDTLGVFQLDGGPMRSLLKLMRPDNFEDISAVLALYRPGPMGVNSHTNYALRKNGLQDIEPIHPELEGPLEEILGGTYGLIVYQEQVMSAAQKLANFTLGQADMLRRAMGKKKKSELDKQQADFFAGMKANGYSQAAMDKLWTVLESFSDYAFNKAHTAAYGLVSYWTAYLKAHYPAEYMAALLTSVGDDKDKLAIYLNECRRMGITVLPPDVNESSVNFTPVGKDIRFGMGAIRNVGANVVGAMVGAREEKGAFTSFSDFLQKVPAVVCNKRTIESLIKAGAFDSLRHPRRALAMIHEEAVDSVIVLKRNEAANQFDLFSAFDDGPDGVGVSALSVDVPDLPEWDKKDKLSFERDMLGLYVSDHPLQGLEGILGQHADSSIPSIISEEGPADGAIVTIAGMITSLQRRIAKNSGNAYARAEVEDLSGSMEVMFFGQVYGPISAVLAEDLIVVVRGRLQRRDDGAVMLNAQELTVPDLSEGHSGPVVISMLQHKATETAVTALGDVLRTHPGTSEVLIRLNGSRKVEVMKLGVDLRVNPTPGLFGDLKVLLGPACLDA, encoded by the coding sequence GTGGCTACTCCTGCATCGACCGACTCGTTCGTCCATCTCCACAACCACACCGAGTACTCGATGCTCGACGGCGCGGCCCGGCTGACGGACCTCTTCAGCCACACCGAGGAACTCGGGATGAAGGCCCTGGCGACCACGGACCACGGGTTCGTGTTCGGTGCCTTCGACTTCTGGAGCAAGGCCACCAGCGCGGGGATCAAGCCGATCATCGGCGTCGAGGCCTACCTGACCCCGGGGACCGCCCGGAACGACCGCACGCGCGTGCAGTGGGGCGGTGGCGGGCGCGACGACGTCTCCGGTGCCGGTGCCTACACGCACATGACCCTGTGGTCGGAGACCACCGAGGGCATGCACAACCTCTTCCGGATGTCCTCGCTCGCCTCCCTCGAGGGCTACCTGTACAAGCCCCGCATGGACCGCGACCTGCTGCAGACCTACGGCAAGGGCCTGATCGCGACCACCGGCTGCCCGTCGGGTGAGGTGCAGACCAAGCTGCGGCTCGGCCTGTACGACGAGGCGCGGCAGGCGGCGTCGGACTTCCGCGACATCTTCGGGGCCGAGAACTACTTCTGCGAACTCATGGACCACGGGCTCGACATCGAGCGCAACGTCAAGGCGGACCTCATCCGGCTCGCGAAGGAACTCGGCCTGCCGCTCGTCGCCACGAACGACCTGCACTACACGCACGCCGAGGACTCGAAGGCGCATGCCGCGCTGCTCTGCGTGCAGTCCGGGTCCACCCTCGCCGACCCGAAGCGCTTCAAGTTCGACGCCGACGAGTTCTACCTGAAGTCGCCGGCGGAGATGCGGGCCATCTTCCGTGACTACCCCGAGGCCTGCGACAACACCCTGCTCATCGCCGAGCGGTGCGACGTGGAGTTCAACACCAAGGCGAACTACATGCCGCGCTTCCCGGTCCCGGAGGGGGAGAACGAGCAGTCCTGGTTCGTCAAGGAGGTCGAGACGGGCCTGCAGTACCGCTACCCCGCGGGCGTGCCGGACGACGTCCGCAAGCAGGCGGAGTTCGAGGTCGGCGTCATCACCCAGATGGGCTTCCCCGGCTACTTCCTCGTGGTGGCCGACTTCATCAACTGGGCGAAGAACAACGGCATCCGTGTCGGTCCGGGCCGCGGCTCGGGTGCGGGCTCCATGGTGGCCTACGCCATGCGCATCACCGACCTCGACCCGCTCAAGCATGGCCTCATCTTCGAGCGGTTCCTCAACCCCGAGCGTGTGTCCATGCCCGACTTCGACGTCGACTTCGATGATCGCCGCCGCTCGGAGGTCATCCGGTACGTGACGGAGAAGTACGGCGACGAGCGCGTGGCCATGATCGTCACCTACGGCACCATCAAGGCCAAGCAGGCGCTCAAGGACTCCTCCCGCGTCATGGGCTACCCGTTCTCCACCGGGGAGCGGCTCACGAAGGCCATGCCGCCGGACGTCATGGGCAAGGGACTCGCCCTCGCCGACGTGCACAACAAGAACGCCAAGCGCTACTCCGAGGCCGAGGAGCTGCGCGAACTGCTGAAGACCGACGCCGACTCCGAGAAGGTGTTCGAGACGGCGCTGGGCCTCGAGGGGCTGAAGCGCCAGTGGGGCGTGCACGCGGCCGGCGTCATCATGTCCTCGGACCCGCTGATCGACATCATCCCGATCATGCGCCGTGAGCAGGACGGCCAGATCATCACGCAGTTCGACTACCCCACGTGCGAGGGTCTCGGGCTGATCAAGATGGACTTCCTCGGCCTGAGGAACCTGACGATCATCACGGACGCCGTCGAGAACATCAAGGCCAACAAGGACACCGACCTCGTCCTGGAGGACCTGGAACTCGACGACAAGGCGTCCTACGAGCTCCTGGCGCGCGGCGACACCCTGGGCGTCTTCCAGCTCGACGGCGGCCCCATGCGGTCCCTCCTGAAGCTCATGCGCCCCGACAACTTCGAGGACATCTCGGCCGTCCTGGCCCTGTACCGGCCGGGTCCCATGGGCGTGAACTCGCACACCAACTACGCCCTGCGCAAGAACGGCCTGCAGGACATCGAGCCCATCCACCCCGAGCTCGAGGGGCCCCTCGAGGAGATCCTCGGCGGGACGTACGGCCTGATCGTGTACCAGGAGCAGGTGATGAGCGCCGCGCAGAAGCTGGCGAACTTCACGCTCGGCCAGGCCGACATGCTGCGCCGCGCCATGGGCAAGAAGAAGAAGTCCGAGCTGGACAAGCAGCAGGCGGACTTCTTCGCGGGCATGAAGGCCAACGGCTACTCGCAGGCCGCGATGGACAAGCTGTGGACCGTGCTCGAGTCCTTCTCGGACTACGCGTTCAACAAGGCCCACACGGCGGCCTACGGCCTCGTGTCCTACTGGACGGCGTACCTCAAGGCGCACTACCCCGCCGAGTACATGGCGGCCCTGCTCACCAGCGTCGGCGACGACAAGGACAAGCTCGCCATCTACCTCAACGAGTGCCGCCGCATGGGCATCACGGTGCTGCCGCCGGACGTCAACGAGTCGAGTGTCAACTTCACCCCGGTCGGCAAGGACATCCGCTTCGGCATGGGCGCCATCCGCAACGTGGGCGCGAACGTCGTCGGTGCCATGGTGGGAGCGCGCGAGGAGAAGGGGGCATTCACCTCGTTCAGCGACTTCCTGCAGAAGGTACCCGCCGTCGTCTGCAACAAGCGCACCATCGAATCGCTCATCAAGGCCGGCGCGTTCGACTCGCTCCGGCATCCCCGCCGTGCCCTCGCGATGATCCACGAGGAAGCGGTGGACAGCGTGATCGTCCTCAAGCGCAACGAGGCCGCGAACCAGTTCGACCTCTTCAGCGCGTTCGACGACGGCCCCGACGGCGTCGGCGTCAGCGCGCTGTCCGTCGACGTGCCCGACCTGCCCGAGTGGGACAAGAAGGACAAGCTGTCCTTCGAACGCGACATGCTCGGCCTCTACGTCTCGGACCACCCGCTGCAAGGGCTCGAGGGCATCCTCGGCCAGCACGCGGACTCGTCCATCCCGTCGATCATCAGCGAGGAGGGCCCGGCCGACGGCGCGATCGTCACGATCGCCGGCATGATCACCTCCCTGCAGCGGCGGATCGCGAAGAACAGCGGCAACGCCTACGCGCGGGCCGAGGTCGAGGACCTCTCCGGTTCCATGGAGGTCATGTTCTTCGGGCAGGTCTACGGCCCCATCTCGGCGGTCCTCGCGGAGGACCTGATCGTGGTGGTGCGTGGACGCCTGCAGCGCCGCGACGACGGCGCCGTGATGCTCAACGCCCAGGAACTGACCGTCCCGGACCTCAGTGAGGGGCACTCGGGCCCTGTGGTGATCTCCATGCTGCAGCACAAGGCGACGGAGACGGCCGTGACGGCCCTCGGCGACGTCCTCCGGACGCACCCCGGCACCAGTGAGGTCCTCATCCGGCTGAACGGATCGCGCAAGGTCGAGGTGATGAAGCTCGGCGTCGACCTCCGCGTCAACCCGACGCCCGGGCTGTTCGGTGACCTGAAGGTGCTGCTCGGGCCTGCCTGCCTCGACGCCTGA
- a CDS encoding flavin reductase family protein: protein MTHPSTAPGGPLSPAPLHGESFREVFRRHAAGVAIITATYDDVPYGFTATSVASLSADPPRFSFNMARTSSSWPAVANTSFVGVHMLSTENEGLANRFARTKDRFTGDHWEPGPEGVPILKDVAGWLVGRISMRLSFENNAVVVAEVVAGNIGPDGAPLLYHGGSYGTPTATDYVI from the coding sequence GTGACCCACCCCAGCACCGCTCCGGGGGGCCCCCTGTCCCCGGCCCCCCTGCACGGAGAGTCCTTCCGCGAGGTCTTCCGCCGGCACGCCGCCGGCGTCGCCATCATCACCGCGACCTACGACGACGTCCCCTACGGTTTCACAGCCACCTCGGTGGCCTCGCTGTCCGCCGATCCCCCGCGCTTCTCCTTCAACATGGCGAGGACGTCCTCCTCGTGGCCCGCGGTCGCGAACACCAGCTTCGTGGGCGTCCACATGCTCAGCACGGAGAACGAGGGGCTCGCGAACCGGTTCGCCCGGACGAAGGACCGCTTCACGGGCGACCACTGGGAGCCCGGCCCGGAGGGCGTACCGATCCTGAAGGACGTCGCCGGCTGGCTCGTGGGCCGCATCAGCATGCGCCTGTCCTTCGAGAACAACGCCGTCGTCGTCGCCGAGGTGGTGGCGGGGAACATCGGGCCCGACGGCGCCCCCCTGCTCTACCACGGCGGGAGCTACGGGACGCCGACGGCCACCGACTACGTCATCTGA
- the hisD gene encoding histidinol dehydrogenase: protein MTSAPSTSSPVSFRTIDLRGLALSSRELRDAMPRAAASAQSSEAAVQAIIDDVRARGLEALRDLARRFDGVEQDHPRVPAEVVAAAVAGLDAEVRSALEEAIRRARIFAHAQVPADVEVEIAEGARLTHKWIAVDRVGLYVPGGLAVYPSSVVMNVVPAQAAGVGSIALASPPQKEFGGWPHPVILAAASMLGITEIYAMGGAQAVAALAHGIPDGPDAGTGIEPVTVVTGPGNIFVATAKRLVRGQVGIDSEAGTTEIAVLADATADADLVAADLVSQAEHDPQAASVLVTDSEDLASAVVAALQIRAAATRHAERVRTALSGPQSGVILVDDIDHGIAVCDAYAAEHLEIQTADARTVAARIRNAGAIFVGAYSPVSLGDYCAGSNHVLPTAGTASFASGLNVTTFLRAVQLVDYDRAALAGVSASILALSAAENLPAHGEAVTARFGGPAS, encoded by the coding sequence GTGACTTCAGCGCCCAGCACCTCCTCTCCCGTCAGCTTCCGGACCATCGACCTGCGCGGCCTGGCGCTGTCCTCCCGTGAGCTGAGGGACGCCATGCCGAGGGCGGCTGCCAGCGCCCAGTCCTCCGAGGCGGCCGTGCAGGCCATCATCGACGACGTACGGGCCCGCGGCCTCGAGGCCCTCCGGGACCTCGCCCGACGGTTCGACGGCGTGGAGCAGGACCACCCGCGGGTGCCGGCCGAGGTCGTCGCGGCAGCAGTGGCAGGACTCGACGCCGAGGTACGCTCGGCCCTCGAGGAGGCGATCCGGCGTGCGCGGATCTTCGCCCACGCCCAGGTACCCGCGGACGTGGAGGTCGAGATCGCCGAGGGTGCCCGCCTCACCCACAAGTGGATCGCCGTGGACCGCGTGGGGCTCTACGTCCCCGGCGGACTGGCCGTCTACCCGTCCTCCGTGGTGATGAACGTGGTGCCGGCGCAGGCCGCCGGCGTCGGATCGATCGCCCTCGCGTCGCCGCCGCAGAAGGAGTTCGGCGGCTGGCCGCACCCCGTGATCCTCGCCGCGGCATCGATGCTCGGCATCACCGAGATCTACGCGATGGGCGGTGCGCAGGCCGTCGCCGCCCTCGCGCACGGCATCCCCGACGGCCCGGATGCGGGCACGGGGATCGAGCCGGTCACCGTCGTCACGGGTCCGGGCAACATCTTCGTGGCGACGGCCAAGCGCCTCGTCCGCGGGCAGGTCGGCATCGATTCCGAGGCCGGCACCACCGAGATCGCCGTCCTGGCCGACGCGACGGCGGACGCAGACCTCGTGGCCGCCGACCTCGTGAGCCAGGCGGAGCACGATCCGCAGGCGGCCTCGGTCCTGGTGACCGATTCCGAGGACCTCGCCTCCGCCGTCGTCGCCGCGCTGCAGATCCGCGCCGCGGCGACGCGGCATGCCGAGCGGGTGCGGACGGCGCTCTCCGGTCCGCAGTCCGGCGTGATCCTCGTCGACGACATCGACCACGGCATCGCGGTGTGCGACGCCTATGCGGCCGAACACCTGGAGATCCAGACGGCCGACGCACGGACGGTGGCGGCGAGGATCCGCAACGCCGGCGCCATCTTCGTCGGTGCCTACAGCCCGGTGAGCCTCGGCGACTACTGCGCGGGCTCGAACCACGTGCTGCCCACGGCCGGTACCGCGTCCTTCGCGTCCGGGCTGAACGTCACCACGTTCCTGCGCGCGGTCCAGCTCGTGGACTACGACCGTGCGGCGCTCGCCGGGGTGTCGGCGTCGATCCTCGCCCTGTCCGCCGCCGAGAACCTCCCCGCGCACGGTGAAGCGGTCACGGCACGCTTCGGCGGCCCTGCCTCCTGA
- the nrdR gene encoding transcriptional regulator NrdR, which translates to MYCPYCRNPDSRVVDSRLGDDGSAIRRRRQCPQCGRRFSTVETTSLSVIKRSGAGEPFSRSKIINGVRKACQGRPVTEDDLALLAQEVEENVRASGVAEIDAHEVGLAILGPLRKLDQIAYLRFASVYQGFESLEDFEAAIDTLREQAKENERVPSGAQRPLTAR; encoded by the coding sequence ATGTACTGCCCGTACTGCCGCAACCCCGACTCCCGCGTCGTGGACAGCCGCCTCGGTGACGACGGCTCGGCGATCCGCCGGCGCCGCCAGTGCCCGCAGTGCGGCCGCCGGTTCAGCACCGTGGAGACCACCAGCCTCAGCGTGATCAAGCGCTCGGGTGCGGGGGAGCCGTTCAGCCGGTCGAAGATCATCAACGGCGTCCGCAAGGCCTGCCAGGGCCGACCGGTGACGGAGGACGATCTCGCCCTGCTGGCGCAGGAGGTCGAGGAGAACGTCCGCGCGAGCGGCGTCGCCGAGATCGACGCACACGAAGTGGGGCTGGCCATCCTGGGCCCGCTGCGCAAGCTCGACCAGATCGCCTACCTGCGTTTCGCCAGCGTGTACCAGGGGTTCGAGTCGCTCGAGGACTTCGAAGCCGCGATCGACACCCTGCGCGAGCAGGCGAAGGAGAACGAACGCGTGCCGAGCGGCGCGCAACGACCCCTGACGGCGCGCTAG
- the ppgK gene encoding polyphosphate--glucose phosphotransferase, which yields MAKDTDKKKSKKLPATVIGVDIGGTGIKGGIVDLEKGVIVGERYRIPTPKPATPEAVAEVVAQIVTELSSRPEGPAADVPVGVTFPAIIQHGVARSAANVDKSWVDTDVDALFTTVLGRDVHVINDADAAGLAEVRYGAGKGKMGTVLVITLGTGIGSAFIFDGRLVPNAELGHLEIDGHDAETKASAVARERDGIDWDEYAVRLQRYFSHVEFLFSPELFIIGGGISKRSSEYLPSLRLRTPIIPAELRNHAGIVGGALQAALLFSPKA from the coding sequence ATGGCCAAGGACACCGACAAGAAGAAATCGAAGAAGCTCCCCGCGACCGTGATCGGCGTCGACATCGGCGGCACCGGCATCAAGGGCGGCATCGTGGACCTCGAGAAGGGTGTCATCGTCGGTGAGCGGTACCGCATCCCGACGCCCAAGCCCGCGACGCCGGAAGCGGTGGCCGAGGTCGTGGCGCAGATCGTCACGGAGCTGTCCTCGCGTCCCGAGGGCCCTGCGGCCGATGTCCCGGTCGGTGTCACGTTCCCCGCGATCATCCAGCACGGTGTCGCCCGGTCCGCGGCGAACGTGGACAAGAGCTGGGTGGACACCGACGTCGACGCCCTGTTCACCACGGTCCTCGGACGCGACGTGCACGTGATCAACGACGCCGACGCAGCCGGTCTCGCCGAGGTCCGCTACGGCGCGGGCAAGGGCAAGATGGGCACGGTCCTCGTGATCACCCTCGGCACCGGCATCGGCTCGGCCTTCATCTTCGACGGCAGGCTGGTCCCCAACGCGGAGCTCGGCCACCTGGAGATCGACGGGCACGACGCGGAGACGAAGGCGTCGGCCGTGGCCCGCGAGCGGGACGGCATCGACTGGGACGAGTACGCGGTGCGCCTGCAGCGGTACTTCTCGCACGTCGAGTTCCTCTTCTCCCCCGAGCTGTTCATCATCGGCGGTGGCATCTCGAAGCGCAGCAGCGAGTACCTGCCCTCGCTCCGGCTGCGCACCCCGATCATCCCGGCGGAGCTCCGGAACCACGCCGGCATCGTGGGCGGCGCACTGCAGGCCGCGCTGCTCTTCTCGCCCAAGGCCTGA
- a CDS encoding SPOR domain-containing protein, protein MTEYWYNVRTHEVEEDRQSDWSQLIGPYATRGEAEKALEKVQQRNDAWDREDD, encoded by the coding sequence ATGACGGAGTACTGGTACAACGTGCGGACGCACGAGGTCGAGGAGGACCGCCAGTCGGACTGGTCGCAGCTCATCGGGCCGTATGCCACCCGCGGTGAGGCTGAGAAGGCCCTCGAGAAGGTCCAGCAGCGCAACGACGCGTGGGACCGGGAGGACGACTAG